A single genomic interval of Corvus hawaiiensis isolate bCorHaw1 chromosome 5, bCorHaw1.pri.cur, whole genome shotgun sequence harbors:
- the TDO2 gene encoding tryptophan 2,3-dioxygenase: MTGCPFAGKNYLFNFNKLSLEDENDDKSQEGINKASKGGLIYGEYLQLNKILNAQELESEKKGKKIHDEHLFIVTHQAYELWFKQILWEMDSVRVIFQNGHVRDERNMLKVITRMNRISLILKLLVEQFSVLETMTALDFFDFRYHLSPASGFQSLQFRLLENKIGVPQSLRVPYNRRHYRDNFKGQDYELLLQSEQEPTLLQLVEAWLERTPGLDSEEFDFWGQFEENVLKGLEEEFALIQAKAESEEKDDLLSEFQKQRDVLLSLFDEKRHEHLLSKGERRLSYKALKGALMIYFYREEPRFQVPFQLLTSLMDLDVLMTKWRYNHVCLVHRMIGSKAGTGGSSGYHYLRSTVSDRYKVFVDLFNLSTFLVPRHWIPKMNPTIHKFLYTAEYCDSSYFSSDDSD; this comes from the exons ATGACTGGTTGCCCCTTTGCGGGGAAGAATTACCT aTTTAATTTTAACAAGCTATCTTTGGAAGATGAGAATGATGACAAGTCTCAAGAAGGAATAAATAAAGCCAGCAAAGGTGGGCTTATCTATGGAGAATACCTACAA CTGAACAAAATATTGAATGCTCAAGAACTTGAGAgtgagaagaaagggaagaaaatccaCGATGAGCATCTTTTCATTGTGACACATCAAG CATATGAACTTTGGTTTAAGCAGATTTTGTGGGAAATGGACTCTGTGCGAGTGATCTTTCAAAATGGTCAT GTAAGAGATGAGAGAAACATGCTGAAGGTTATTACTCGAATGAACAGAATTTCACTGATTCTGAAATTACTTGTGGAACAATTCTCAGTTTTGGAAACTATGACTGCATTGGACTTCTTTGATTTCAG ATACCACCTAAGCCCAGCCTCAGGTTTTCAGAGCCTGCAGTTTCGCTTGCTAGAGAACAAGATTGGCGTTCCCCAAAGTCTGAGAGTCCCTTACAACAGAAGGCATTACCGTGATAACTTCAAGGGACAGGATTATGAACTACTGCTTCAATCAGAACAAGAACCAACACTACTGCAACTTGTGGAG gCATGGCTGGAAAGAACTCCAGGACTCGATTCAGAAGAATTTGATTTTTGGGGACAATTTGAAGAGAATGTTTTAAAAGGTCTGGAAGAGGAATTTGCCTTGATACAG GCCAAGGCagaatcagaagaaaaagatgacTTATTGTCTGAATTCCAAAAACAGAGAGATGTATTACTTTCATTATTTGATGAAAAACGCCATGAACATCTGCTCAGTAAAG GAGAGAGACGACTGTCCTACAAAGCACTGAAGGGGGCCTTGATGATCTACTTTTACAG GGAGGAGCCTCGTTTCCAGGTTCCCTTTCAGCTTCTTACCTCCCTTATGGATCTCGATGTGCTCATGACTAAATGGAGAT ATAACCATGTCTGTTTGGTGCACAGAATGATTGGCAGcaaggctggcactggaggcTCATCAGGCTACCACTACTTGCGCTCAACAGTGAG TGACAGATACAAGGTGTTTGTGGATTTGTTCAATCTTTCAACATTTCTAGTGCCAAGACACTGGATACCAAAGATGAACCCAACCATTCATAAATTCCTTTACACAGCAGAATACTGTGACAGCTCCTACTTCAGCAGTGATGACTCTGACTAG